In Candidatus Chlorohelix allophototropha, one DNA window encodes the following:
- a CDS encoding zinc-dependent alcohol dehydrogenase family protein, with the protein MKTRAAVLYDTSKPRPYEESLPLVIEEIEIDPPGAGEVLVEMAGAGLCHSDLSVINGSIMRPNLRKYGGETIREPLPVVMGHEASGIVREVGAGVTDFKPDDHVVFSFVPMCGRCEFCIAGKPALCKVGGKSNLSGTLINGSVRFRHTTNGKPVLHYLGVAGFSQYTVAAQESLVKITNEIELDKAALFGCAIVTGVGAVINTAKLVPGSSAAIFGLGGVGLSAVMGAKLAGANPIIAIDPVISKFELARQLGADYTLSPEDSDPIKAIRELTGGGADYAFAAVGSAKVLAQAYDSTKRGGTTISIGMPHSEQQLIIPAYTLTYQEKILQGSFMGSAIPSRDIPRLIDLYMKGKLPVDLLLSEHIILDNINAGFDKLAQGTTVRQMVFF; encoded by the coding sequence ATGAAGACCCGTGCAGCAGTACTATATGATACCAGCAAACCACGACCTTATGAAGAGTCACTCCCTTTAGTAATCGAGGAAATAGAAATAGACCCACCGGGGGCGGGAGAAGTGCTGGTTGAAATGGCGGGAGCGGGCTTGTGCCATTCTGATTTATCGGTAATCAACGGCTCGATAATGCGCCCGAATTTGCGCAAGTATGGTGGAGAAACCATTCGAGAACCGTTACCGGTGGTAATGGGACACGAAGCAAGCGGGATTGTGCGTGAAGTTGGCGCAGGCGTTACTGACTTTAAGCCCGATGATCATGTGGTATTTTCATTTGTACCCATGTGCGGGCGTTGTGAGTTTTGTATTGCCGGGAAACCAGCTTTATGCAAAGTAGGCGGTAAATCCAACCTGTCTGGAACTCTTATAAATGGCTCAGTGCGTTTTCGACACACAACCAACGGAAAGCCAGTTTTACACTATCTAGGGGTAGCGGGTTTTTCACAATATACCGTCGCTGCTCAGGAATCGTTGGTCAAAATCACTAATGAGATTGAGTTGGATAAAGCGGCGCTTTTTGGCTGTGCAATTGTGACCGGAGTAGGCGCAGTGATCAATACTGCAAAATTGGTACCCGGTTCATCTGCCGCGATTTTTGGTCTTGGTGGAGTTGGCTTGAGCGCGGTTATGGGTGCAAAACTGGCGGGTGCAAATCCTATCATTGCGATTGACCCGGTTATTTCAAAATTTGAACTGGCACGTCAATTAGGCGCAGATTACACACTAAGCCCAGAAGATTCAGACCCCATTAAAGCAATCCGTGAATTGACCGGAGGCGGCGCGGATTATGCCTTTGCGGCGGTAGGTAGCGCGAAAGTGCTGGCGCAAGCCTACGATAGCACTAAGCGAGGCGGCACGACCATTAGCATTGGGATGCCACATTCTGAGCAACAGCTAATTATTCCGGCTTATACCTTAACCTATCAGGAGAAAATATTACAGGGTTCTTTCATGGGTTCGGCGATACCTAGTCGCGACATTCCACGCTTGATTGACCTTTATATGAAAGGCAAGCTACCTGTAGATTTATTGCTTAGTGAGCATATAATCCTAGATAATATCAATGCCGGATTTGATAAACTGGCGCAAGGAACAACAGTGCGGCAAATGGTTTTCTTTTAA